One window from the genome of Vicia villosa cultivar HV-30 ecotype Madison, WI unplaced genomic scaffold, Vvil1.0 ctg.002171F_1_1, whole genome shotgun sequence encodes:
- the LOC131638114 gene encoding uncharacterized protein LOC131638114 isoform X3, whose product MTLPPGYVKVNIEVAIVPNAPLPISVDGGDVSMVCHAIGTIVPWPMKLLEFVAECEKNPDQSQNKAKNTQRSVDSVSSPNKSNKKSKIEESPRVGGSTGLVNLPFLDMYVKKMMRVGSLVQIKMEESIFGEEFLEHLRVENIKEILDHNWLSASTIIVFARYLYDKFISPNGLINKFSFISPHVSREDNIGNAVAKILLKDEEYFKDKMILAPCNLGKHWVLLVINLDAEVIYYMDPLNGEPTKHQNLKTKFENALQIYRANSSSKVPKVSKSENFMVKNSMSPSN is encoded by the exons ATGACGTTACCACCTGGATATGTCAAGGTTAATATCGAAGTTGCTATTGTGCCAAATGCTCCGTTGCCGATATCTGTTGATGGTGGCGATGTATCGATGGTTTGTCATGCAATAGGAACAATTGTGCCATGGCCAATGAAACTTCTTGAATTTGTTGCTGAATGTGAAAAG AATCCTGATCAATCCCAAAACAAAGCTAAGAATACCCAACGAAGTGTTGATTCTGTTTCATCACCTAACAAAAGcaacaaaaaatccaaaattgaAGAGTCTCCTAGAGTTGGCGGTTCAACCGGTCTTGTAAATTTACCTTTCCTTGATATGTATGTGAAAAAGATGATGAGGGTTGGATCTTTAGTTCAAATAAAAATGGAGGAAAGTATATTTGGTGAGGAGTTTTTAGAGCATCTACGTGTAGAGAATATAAAAGAGATTCTTGATCACAATTGGTTAAGTGCCTCTACTATCATTGTATTTGCCAG GTATTTGTATGACAAGTTTATTAGTCCAAATGGATTAATAAATAAGTTCTCCTTCATATCCCCACATGTATCACGGGAGGATAATATAGGAAATGCTGTAGCAAAAATACTCTTGAAAGATGAGGAGTACTTCAAGGATAAGATGATTCTTGCACCTTGCAATCTAGG GAAACATTGGGTGTTACTTGTCATCAATCTCGATGCTGAGGTGATATATTACATGGACCCGTTGAATGGTGAGCCAACAAAACATCAaaatttaaaaaccaagtttGAGAA TGCGTTGCAAATTTATCGTGCTAATAGTAGTTCTAAAGTGCCTAAAGTCTCCAAGTCAGAAAATTTCATGGTCAAAAATTCGA tgtCCCCGTCAAATTAA
- the LOC131638114 gene encoding uncharacterized protein LOC131638114 isoform X4 — MTLPPGYVKVNIEVAIVPNAPLPISVDGGDVSMVCHAIGTIVPWPMKLLEFVAECEKNPDQSQNKAKNTQRSVDSVSSPNKSNKKSKIEESPRVGGSTGLVNLPFLDMYVKKMMRVGSLVQIKMEESIFGEEFLEHLRVENIKEILDHNWLSASTIIVFARYLYDKFISPNGLINKFSFISPHVSREDNIGNAVAKILLKDEEYFKDKMILAPCNLGKHWVLLVINLDAEVIYYMDPLNGEPTKHQNLKTKFENVPVKLIALTVDIL; from the exons ATGACGTTACCACCTGGATATGTCAAGGTTAATATCGAAGTTGCTATTGTGCCAAATGCTCCGTTGCCGATATCTGTTGATGGTGGCGATGTATCGATGGTTTGTCATGCAATAGGAACAATTGTGCCATGGCCAATGAAACTTCTTGAATTTGTTGCTGAATGTGAAAAG AATCCTGATCAATCCCAAAACAAAGCTAAGAATACCCAACGAAGTGTTGATTCTGTTTCATCACCTAACAAAAGcaacaaaaaatccaaaattgaAGAGTCTCCTAGAGTTGGCGGTTCAACCGGTCTTGTAAATTTACCTTTCCTTGATATGTATGTGAAAAAGATGATGAGGGTTGGATCTTTAGTTCAAATAAAAATGGAGGAAAGTATATTTGGTGAGGAGTTTTTAGAGCATCTACGTGTAGAGAATATAAAAGAGATTCTTGATCACAATTGGTTAAGTGCCTCTACTATCATTGTATTTGCCAG GTATTTGTATGACAAGTTTATTAGTCCAAATGGATTAATAAATAAGTTCTCCTTCATATCCCCACATGTATCACGGGAGGATAATATAGGAAATGCTGTAGCAAAAATACTCTTGAAAGATGAGGAGTACTTCAAGGATAAGATGATTCTTGCACCTTGCAATCTAGG GAAACATTGGGTGTTACTTGTCATCAATCTCGATGCTGAGGTGATATATTACATGGACCCGTTGAATGGTGAGCCAACAAAACATCAaaatttaaaaaccaagtttGAGAA tgtCCCCGTCAAATTAATAGCATTGACTGTGGATATTTTGTGA
- the LOC131638087 gene encoding cation/H(+) antiporter 15-like, whose protein sequence is METSRGNGTVSVSFDAHGLLEVCVKNDRNVGSYGIFLGDNPFDFALPATLFQLIVIITISQTLYFLLRPLQTPKFICSVLGGILLGPSFLGRNEIYWKALFPARQADVLVVMSMIGVIYFLFFIAIKMDLLMTVRAAKSTWWLGIIPFMASFIVMSTLINVFYLPQNFANLKLETSRSALSATMSFSNFPVVSEALIELNLIATELGQIALSSATLNDCIQFFIIVSHHLMDTGKVKYLVLGTLSWVLFMLFSFYILGPVMKMIAHSTPTGKPVKRIFVVFILLGALVMAGITDTIGVTFIIGPLIYGLVIPSGPPLGTTLVEKCEVIILEFLLPFFFADVGMTTNLTALHSWKEFVTLQLILTAGDLAKVIACVLVSMTYNIKPKHGTVLGLMLNIKGITHLIALSKLRKLKILDDETFSHLVISVVVTTGFITPIITILYKHRPRALKSSHIYDGQMRTIQNSSRNSELRIITCLHNEGNVRGITTLLEVCNPVPASPLGVYVIHLIELLGKSAPILLPINYRRNKKLLSVNYPDTNHIMQAFENYSNNSSGPVIVLPYVNVAPYRSMHDAVVNLAQDKMAALIIVPFHENDHIDLTGHISTSIRKLNTRFQAHVPCTLGILVDRYSRLGVRNDHTKPYFHVGVFFVGGPDDREALALGIRMSDRENMKVSLFRFIVMNKKERQIKSLSGREIPPSEQEQEEMLDEGLIDEFKSMKFGMGNVSWYEVAVEDTVEVMSAIRGLEGNYDLVMVGKRHTIGSLKDEEMGNFIENVQILGIFGDMLSSTEFCIGTVPVLVTQCGGDKRAMRLDRVGSANVSEKSVTNVSQKSLNVNK, encoded by the exons ATGGAAACTTCTAGAGGCAACGGAACCGTTTCAGTTTCTTTCGATGCCCACGGATTATTGGAAGTTTGCGTCAAAAATGACAGAAACGTTGGCTCCTACGGCATTTTCTTGGGTGATAATCCTTTCGATTTCGCTCTTCCTGCCACATTGTTCCAACTCATCGTCATCATCACAATCTCTCAAACGCTTTACTTTCTTCTCCGCCCCTTACAAACCCCCAAATTCATCTGCAGCGTTCTC GGTGGAATTCTGTTGGGGCCATCATTTCTAGGGAGGAATGAAATTTACTGGAAAGCATTATTTCCGGCGAGACAAGCTGATGTTTTAGTAGTGATGTCGATGATCGGAGTTATATACTTTCTGTTCTTTATTGCAATAAAAATGGATCTACTCATGACAGTACGAGCGGCGAAAAGTACGTGGTGGCTCGGGATAATACCTTTCATGGCTTCTTTTATAGTGATGTCAACGTTGATAAATGTTTTCTATTTACCGCAGAATTTCGCGAATCTTAAATTAGAAACATCGCGCTCAGCATTAAGTGCTACGATGTCGTTTAGTAATTTTCCGGTTGTGTCGGAAGCTTTGATAGAATTGAATCTCATAGCAACTGAATTAGGACAGATAGCTTTGTCTTCCGCTACACTTAATGATTGCATACAGTTTTTCATCATAGTGTCGCACCATCTTATGGATACTGGGAAAGTGAAGTATTTAGTTTTAGGTACGTTGAGTTGGGTATTGTTCATGCTTTTCAGTTTTTACATTTTAGGACCGGTTATGAAGATGATTGCACACAGCACGCCGACTGGGAAACCGGTGAAGCGTATTTTCGTTGTGTTTATTCTTCTTGGTGCTTTAGTTATGGCAGGTATAACGGATACAATTGGGGTAACGTTTATTATTGGACCGTTGATTTATGGCTTGGTTATACCGAGTGGACCTCCTTTGGGGACAACATTGGTTGAAAAATGTGAAGTTATTATCTTAGAATTTTTGTTACCTTTCTTCTTTGCTGATGTTGGCATGACCACAAATCTCACCGCACTTCATAGTTGGAAAGAGTTTGTAACTTTGCAACTTATATTAACCGCGGGAGACTTAGCCAAGGTTATTGCTTGCGTGTTGGTTTCTATGACATATAACATTAAGCCCAAACATGGCACAGTGCTTGGACTCATGTTGAACATCAAGGGTATCACTCACCTGATTGCTCTTAGTAAATTAAGGAAACTCAAG ATATTGGATGATGAAACATTCAGTCACTTGGTGATTTCTGTGGTGGTTACAACCGGATTCATCACACCTATCATTACAATATTATACAAGCATCGTCCTCGAGCACTAAAGTCATCACACATATACGACGGTCAGATGAGAACAATCCAAAACTCTTCTAGAAATTCAGAGTTGCGCATTATtacttgtttacacaacgaaggaAATGTACGTGGTATCACTACTCTGTTAGAAGTTTGCAACCCAGTTCCAGCAAGCCCGTTAGGTGTCTATGTGATTCACCTCATCGAGCTTTTAGGAAAAAGTGCACCAATTTTGCTTCCAATTAATTACAGACGAAACAAAAAATTACTGTCAGTTAATTACCCCGACACAAACCACATCATGCAAGCATTTGAGAATTACTCTAACAACTCTTCTGGTCCGGTTATTGTTTTACCATATGTCAACGTGGCACCTTATAGGAGTATGCACGATGCTGTTGTCAACTTAGCACAAGACAAAATGGCTGCTCTTATTATAGTCCCTTTTCATGAAAATGACCATATTGATCTCACTGGACACATTTCAACTTCAATTCGAAAACTCAACACTAGGTTTCAAGCGCACGTGCCTTGCACGCTGGGGATATTGGTTGATAGATACTCGAGGCTTGGCGTGAGGAATGATCACACGAAACCTTATTTCCATGTAGGGGTATTTTTCGTTGGCGGGCCTGATGACAGAGAAGCATTGGCTTTAGGAATTCGAATGTCGGATAGAGAGAATATGAAGGTGTCTTTGTTTCGGTTCATTGTGATGAATAAAAAAGAACGTCAAATTAAATCTCTATCAGGTAGAGAAATTCCACCAAGTGAGCAAGAACAGGAAGAAATGTTGGACGAAGGTCTAATTGATgagtttaaaagtatgaaatttGGGATGGGTAATGTTTCTTGGTATGAGGTTGCGGTGGAGGATACAGTAGAGGTAATGAGTGCAATTCGAGGTTTGGAAGGAAACTATGATCTTGTGATGGTTGGGAAGAGACATACTATTGGATCTTTAAAAGATGAAGAAATGGGAAATTTCATAGAGAATGTTCAAATATTAGGGATATTTGGAGATATGTTGTCATCAACAGAATTTTGTATTGGAACGGTTCCTGTTTTGGTGACACAATGTGGTGGGGATAAGAGAGCAATGAGGTTGGATAGAGTAGGTTCAGCTAATGTATCTGAGAAAAGCGTAACTAATGTATCTCAGAAAAGTTtaaatgttaataaataa
- the LOC131638092 gene encoding cation/H(+) antiporter 15-like, whose protein sequence is MEGTGRGNGTVSISYDSEGKVEICVRNDRNVGSYGIFLGDNPFDFALPATLFQIIIVITLSQSLHFILRPLQTPKFICSVLGGILLGPSFLGRSEIYWKALFPARQSDVLIVMSIIGPIYFLFFVAVKMDMLMTVRAAKSTWLLGIIPYAASFLAMSTLLKFFYSPRNFPKEFGDSHASLSATMSFSNFPVMTEALSELNLMATELGQLALSSSSFNDCIQFAVIIGHHITDTEGLKFKLWAMVSCIVFMVFCFFAIKPTMKMIARNTPYGKQVKQIYVVYILLGVFIMSGITDTIGVTFMIGPLMFGLMIPSGPPLGTILVEKCEVIISDFLLPFFFAYVGMTTNLIALYSWEEFLYLQFIVFAGDVAKAVACVLVSMVYNIKPRQGMVLGLMMNIKGITHLIAITKLKNLKLMDEDTYSHLVICVVVTTAVITPFINKLYKPRDRVRNSSSEFDEQMRTIQNCSRHLEFRIVTCVHNEGSVRGITALLEICNPVPESPISVYVIHLVELLGKSAPILLPINHKQNKKFLSVNYPDTNHIMRAFENYASNSYGPVIVLPYVNVAPYKSMHDAVINLAQDKMVPFIIVPFHENDQVDLNGHMATAIRKLNTRFQANVPCTLGILVDRYSRLGESNESDKSYFHVGVFFIGGADDREALALGIRMSERENMKVSLFRFVVLNRQEHERTRSQSGIEVSLEEEQDEILDESLIDEFKGMKFGSGNVCWYEVVVEDGVEVMRAIRGLEGDYDLVMVGRRHNIISLKDEEMGNFIENVQILGIFGDMLSSTEFCIGMVPVLVTQCGGDKRGVSTKLDRLGSVNISQRSLMFNK, encoded by the exons ATGGAGGGGACTGGCAGAGGGAACGGAACCGTCTCAATTTCTTATGATTCTGAGGGAAAGGTTGAAATTTGCGTAAGAAATGATAGAAACGTTGGCTCTTATGGCATTTTTCTTGGAGATAATCCATTTGATTTTGCTCTTCCTGCAACATTGTTCCAAATCATTATCGTCATCACACTTTCTCAATCTCTTCACTTTATTCTCAGGCCATTGCAAACACCCAAATTCATCTGCAGCGTTCTC GGTGGAATTCTTTTGGGGCCATCATTTTTAGGGAGGAGTGAAATTTACTGGAAAGCATTATTTCCTGCTAGACAATCTGATGTTTTAATAGTGATGTCAATAATTGGACCTATATACTTTTTGTTCTTCGTTGCAGTGAAAATGGATATGCTAATGACTGTAAGAGCCGCAAAAAGTACTTGGCTACTCGGAATAATACCTTATGCGGCTTCTTTTTTGGCTATGTCAACACTATTAAAATTTTTCTATTCACCACGAAATTTCCCGAAAGAATTTGGTGATTCACATGCATCCTTAAGTGCTACAATGTCATTCAGTAATTTCCCTGTCATGACTGAAGCTTTATCAGAACTTAACCTCATGGCAACTGAATTAGGCCAGCTTGCGCTGTCTTCGTCCTCGTTCAACGACTGCATACAATTTGCTGTCATAATAGGACACCATATCACAGACACTGAGGGACTAAAATTCAAATTGTGGGCTATGGTTAGTTGCATAGTGTTCATGGTTTTTTGCTTCTTCGCCATAAAGCCAACGATGAAGATGATTGCGCGCAACACACCGTATGGGAAACAAGTGAAACAAATTTATGTTGTGTATATTCTTCTTGGTGTTTTTATCATGTCGGGTATAACTGACACTATTGGGGTAACATTCATGATTGGACCATTGATGTTTGGTCTGATGATACCAAGTGGACCTCCTTTGGGAACAATATTGGTTGAAAAATGTGAAGTTATtatctctgattttctgttacCTTTCTTCTTTGCTTATGTTGGCATGACCACAAATCTCATTGCACTTTACAGTTGGGAAGAGTTTTTATATTTGCAGTTTATCGTATTTGCGGGCGACGTAGCCAAGGCAGTTGCTTGTGTGTTGGTTTCTATGGTATATAACATTAAGCCCAGACAAGGCATGGTGCTCGGTCTCATGATGAACATCAAGGGCATAACTCACCTTATAGCTATTACTAAATTGAAGAATCTCAAG CTAATGGATGAAGATACATACAGTCACTTGGTGATTTGTGTGGTGGTTACAACCGCGGTCATCACACCCTTTATCAACAAACTATACAAGCCTCGTGATCGAGTACGAAATTCATCAAGCGAATTCGACGAACAGATGAGAACAATCCAAAACTGTTCAAGACATTTAGAGTTTCGCATTGTTACTTGTGTACATAACGAAGGAAGTGTACGCGGTATCACTGCTCTGTTAGAAATTTGCAACCCAGTTCCAGAAAGCCCGATATCTGTTTACGTGATTCACCTCGTCgagcttttaggaaaaagcgcgcCAATTTTGCTTCCAATCAATCACAAACAGAATAAAAAGTTTCTATCAGTTAATTACCCCGACACAAACCACATCATGCGAGCATTCGAGAATTATGCTAGCAACTCTTATGGTCCGGTTATTGTTTTACCATATGTCAACGTTGCACCTTACAAGAGCATGCACGATGCTGTTATCAACTTAGCACAAGACAAAATGGTTCCTTTTATAATAGTCCCTTTTCATGAAAATGACCAAGTTGATCTCAACGGACACATGGCAACTGCGATCCGAAAACTAAATACTAGGTTTCAAGCTAATGTGCCATGCACGTTAGGAATATTGGTGGATAGATACTCACGGCTTGGAGAGAGTAACGAAAGTGATAAATCTTATTTTCATGTTGGAGTGTTTTTCATTGGTGGAGCAGACGACAGAGAAGCATTGGCTTTGGGAATTCGAATGTCGGAGAGGGAAAACATGAAGGTGTCTTTGTTTCGGTTTGTTGTGCTGAATAGACAAGAACATGAAAGAACTAGATCTCAATCAGGTATAGAAGTTTCACTAGAGGAGGAGCAAGATGAAATTTTGGATGAAAGTTTAATTGATGAGTTTAAGGGAATGAAATTTGGGAGTGGGAATGTTTGTTGGTACGAGGTTGTGGTGGAGGATGGAGTAGAGGTAATGAGAGCAATTCGTGGTTTGGAAGGAGACTATGATCTTGTGATGGTTGGGAGGAGACATAATATTATATCTTTGAAAGATGAAGAAATGGGAAATTTCATAGAGAATGTTCAAATATTAGGGATATTTGGAGATATGTTATCATCAACAGAATTTTGTATTGGAATGGTTCCTGTTTTGGTGACACAATGTGGTGGGGATAAAAGGGGAGTAAGTACCAAGCTTGATAGACTAGGTTCAGTTAATATTTCTCAAAGGAGTTTAatgtttaataaataa